The proteins below are encoded in one region of Candidatus Thiodiazotropha sp. LNASS1:
- a CDS encoding S49 family peptidase: MSESNKGAHRNQSEPSSWERDLLNQMVMATVTENRRSRRWGIFFKLLTFGYLFLILGVFLWGDKLQVAKTDAEEHTALVEVKGLISSETKASADNIVTGLRTAFEDEKTKGVILRMNTPGGSPVQSRYINREITRLKEKYPKIPVYAVVADVCASGGYYIAVAADRIYADEGSLVGSIGVLINGFGFVDGMRELGIERRLLTAGENKGILDPFSPLNETDKGYIQQMLDQLHEQFIATVKEGRGDRLKAAEYPELFSGLFWNGEEAREMGLIDEFGSSSYVAREVIGAEEIVDFTPKEDVWERLARNIGAGAAEVLTTIGGLGGGFSIQ; this comes from the coding sequence ATGTCTGAAAGCAACAAGGGAGCGCATAGGAATCAGTCCGAGCCCAGTAGTTGGGAACGGGATCTGCTGAACCAGATGGTGATGGCGACGGTGACAGAAAATCGTCGCAGTCGCCGATGGGGAATCTTTTTCAAATTGCTCACATTCGGCTATCTGTTTTTGATACTGGGGGTATTTCTCTGGGGCGATAAGCTGCAGGTGGCGAAAACCGACGCGGAGGAGCATACCGCACTGGTCGAAGTGAAAGGCTTGATCTCCTCTGAGACCAAGGCGAGTGCGGACAACATTGTCACCGGCCTGCGTACTGCATTTGAGGACGAAAAGACCAAAGGGGTCATTTTAAGGATGAACACACCGGGTGGCAGTCCGGTCCAATCCCGTTACATCAATCGCGAGATAACTCGATTGAAAGAAAAATACCCCAAGATTCCGGTGTATGCCGTGGTCGCGGATGTCTGTGCCTCCGGGGGCTACTACATCGCAGTTGCCGCCGATAGAATCTATGCCGACGAGGGCAGTCTCGTCGGTTCAATCGGGGTATTGATCAACGGATTCGGCTTTGTAGACGGCATGCGGGAGCTGGGTATCGAACGACGACTGCTCACCGCCGGCGAGAACAAGGGCATTCTCGATCCTTTCTCACCATTGAACGAGACCGATAAAGGTTATATCCAGCAGATGCTGGATCAACTCCATGAGCAGTTTATCGCTACCGTCAAGGAGGGCAGGGGGGATCGTCTCAAGGCTGCAGAATACCCGGAACTCTTCAGCGGACTTTTCTGGAACGGAGAGGAGGCTAGGGAGATGGGGCTTATCGATGAGTTCGGCAGCAGCAGTTATGTGGCCCGAGAGGTCATCGGTGCGGAAGAGATAGTCGATTTTACGCCGAAAGAGGATGTTTGGGAGCGCCTTGCGCGTAATATCGGTGCCGGTGCCGCGGAAGTGCTGACCACAATTGGCGGATTGGGTGGCGGTTTTTCAATCCAATAA
- a CDS encoding HAD-IA family hydrolase — MLPCLKTWQNSWKSLRQKMKYELLVFDWDGTLMDSEAHIIECVEAAVRDLNLPAPSQDAIRDIIGLGLLEAVNTLFPGGREGLHLEIAARYRVHFFENNGSPSQLFEGAREVLDELSQQGYLLAVATGKGRKGLDYALETTGLADFFHLTRCADETFSKPHPEMLNQILEQTGIEPRQALMIGDTEYDLEMAVNAGMPALGVTYGTHSLERLLKHKPLACVDRITEIPRWLNSG, encoded by the coding sequence ATGCTCCCCTGCCTCAAGACCTGGCAGAACTCTTGGAAAAGCTTAAGGCAAAAGATGAAATATGAATTATTAGTCTTTGATTGGGATGGAACTTTAATGGATTCAGAGGCGCACATAATCGAGTGTGTCGAAGCTGCGGTGAGAGACCTGAATCTGCCGGCGCCCAGCCAGGATGCGATTCGGGACATCATTGGTCTTGGATTGCTCGAAGCAGTCAATACCTTGTTCCCTGGCGGTAGAGAGGGCCTGCATCTCGAAATCGCCGCCCGCTATAGGGTCCACTTTTTCGAGAACAACGGCTCTCCATCGCAGCTTTTTGAAGGTGCCCGGGAGGTGCTCGATGAGCTGTCGCAACAGGGTTATCTTCTGGCAGTCGCTACCGGAAAGGGCCGTAAAGGATTGGACTATGCCCTTGAGACGACCGGCCTGGCCGACTTTTTTCATCTGACCCGGTGTGCCGATGAAACCTTTTCCAAACCCCATCCGGAAATGTTGAACCAGATTCTCGAGCAGACCGGGATTGAACCCCGGCAGGCACTGATGATAGGGGATACGGAGTATGATCTTGAGATGGCCGTCAATGCCGGCATGCCCGCTTTGGGCGTGACCTATGGCACCCACAGTCTGGAGCGATTGTTAAAACATAAACCACTCGCCTGCGTGGACCGTATTACGGAGATTCCTAGATGGTTGAACAGTGGCTGA
- the rluC gene encoding 23S rRNA pseudouridine(955/2504/2580) synthase RluC: MSESKKNSPSVRIVEVDSEYAGQRIDNFLMGQLKGVPKSHIYRILRKGEVRVNKGRVKAPYKIRTGDLVRIPPVRTDRTEPPPHPSEQLRTTLEQAVVFEDERLLVLNKPSGMAVHGGSGVSSGMIEALRLVRPDERHLELVHRLDRETSGCLLISKRRSSLRILHELMRENRVDKRYLALLAGSWRKGARVVDMPLKKNTLKGGERVVRVDAEGKQAETRYKRLRRFKDATLVDVELITGRTHQIRVHSAWLGSPILGDTKYGEDDANKRMRQMGLRRLFLHAHQVSFRWPGEKHDLIVNAPLPQDLAELLEKLKAKDEI; this comes from the coding sequence ATGTCAGAATCAAAAAAGAATTCTCCATCGGTTCGGATTGTCGAGGTGGACTCGGAATATGCCGGACAGCGAATCGATAATTTTTTGATGGGTCAACTCAAGGGTGTACCGAAGAGTCATATCTATCGAATCTTGCGAAAAGGCGAGGTCAGGGTTAACAAGGGCAGGGTCAAAGCGCCTTATAAGATCCGCACCGGAGATCTGGTCAGGATACCTCCGGTACGTACTGACAGAACAGAGCCTCCACCTCACCCATCGGAACAGCTGCGCACCACCCTTGAACAAGCCGTGGTGTTCGAAGATGAGCGCCTGCTGGTGCTGAACAAACCCTCCGGGATGGCGGTACATGGGGGCAGTGGTGTGAGTAGCGGCATGATAGAGGCCCTGCGCTTGGTACGGCCGGATGAGCGGCACTTGGAGCTTGTGCACCGATTGGATCGTGAGACTTCAGGCTGTTTGCTGATCAGTAAACGTCGCAGCAGCTTACGAATCCTGCATGAACTCATGCGTGAAAACCGGGTCGATAAGCGATATCTGGCTCTCCTGGCCGGTAGCTGGCGCAAAGGGGCGCGGGTTGTGGATATGCCCTTGAAAAAAAATACCTTAAAAGGTGGGGAGAGGGTGGTCAGAGTGGATGCCGAGGGCAAGCAAGCTGAAACCCGCTACAAACGCCTGCGGCGTTTTAAGGATGCAACATTGGTTGATGTGGAATTGATTACCGGGCGGACGCACCAAATCCGTGTACATAGCGCCTGGTTGGGATCACCGATTCTGGGAGATACCAAGTATGGTGAGGATGATGCCAACAAGCGTATGCGGCAGATGGGTTTGAGGCGACTCTTTCTGCATGCTCATCAGGTCAGTTTCCGCTGGCCTGGAGAGAAACATGATTTGATCGTTAATGCTCCCCTGCCTCAAGACCTGGCAGAACTCTTGGAAAAGCTTAAGGCAAAAGATGAAATATGA